One window of the Betaproteobacteria bacterium genome contains the following:
- a CDS encoding tripartite tricarboxylate transporter substrate binding protein: MRARSEEENKMSMFTRIAAMIAAGSLAAAAHAQSFPNKPIRILVPFSPGGATDTFARTTAAEITRSLGQQVIVENRPGAGTTIAADIVAKAAPDGHTLFFTDLQTHTISSSLYRKLPYDPLRDFTPVAPVNVSPLVLVSHPSVPARSVKALVAIAKKNPGMTGGHSGIGTVTHMTLEKFRLRAGIQITPVAYKGGSTPVVALLGGEITMLMATAPASIQYVRKGKLVALGLAAERRSPHVPEIPTIGESVPGVEGAVFSGVLAPAGTPANVVNLLNAEFAKACDSPKAKQIFATNVAEAVKMSPAELATRLERDVKLWADVVKATGVKVD; this comes from the coding sequence ATGCGCGCTCGATCCGAGGAGGAGAACAAGATGTCGATGTTTACCCGCATCGCTGCCATGATAGCTGCCGGCTCGCTCGCTGCCGCCGCACACGCCCAAAGCTTTCCGAACAAACCGATCCGCATCCTCGTGCCGTTTTCGCCGGGCGGCGCGACCGATACGTTCGCGCGCACGACCGCGGCCGAGATCACCAGGAGTCTCGGCCAGCAGGTGATCGTGGAGAACCGGCCCGGCGCCGGTACCACGATCGCGGCCGACATCGTCGCCAAGGCGGCGCCGGACGGCCATACGCTCTTCTTCACCGACTTGCAGACGCACACGATCAGCTCTTCGCTGTACAGGAAGCTGCCCTACGATCCCTTGCGGGACTTTACGCCGGTGGCGCCGGTCAACGTCTCGCCGCTGGTGCTCGTCTCGCATCCGTCGGTGCCGGCCCGCTCGGTAAAGGCGCTGGTGGCGATCGCGAAGAAGAATCCCGGCATGACGGGTGGGCATTCGGGAATCGGCACGGTCACCCATATGACGCTGGAGAAATTCCGCCTGCGCGCCGGTATTCAGATCACGCCGGTCGCGTACAAGGGTGGGTCCACGCCGGTGGTCGCGCTGCTCGGCGGCGAGATCACGATGCTGATGGCGACCGCACCGGCCAGCATCCAGTACGTGCGCAAAGGGAAGCTCGTCGCTTTGGGTTTGGCGGCCGAGCGCCGCTCGCCCCATGTGCCCGAAATTCCGACCATCGGCGAATCGGTGCCCGGCGTCGAGGGCGCGGTCTTCTCCGGCGTGCTCGCGCCGGCCGGTACGCCGGCGAACGTGGTGAATCTTCTCAACGCCGAATTCGCCAAGGCCTGCGATAGCCCGAAAGCGAAGCAGATCTTTGCGACCAACGTGGCCGAGGCGGTGAAGATGTCTCCGGCGGAGCTCGCGACGAGGCTCGAGCGCGATGTGAAGCTGTGGGCCGACGTGGTGAAGGCGACCGGCGTGAAAGTCGATTGA
- a CDS encoding amidohydrolase family protein encodes MNASARADLVVRHIDWLITVDGERRILRDAALAVKDGVFAAIGKNADIERDWPARAYLDASDCVGTPGLIDNHLHSSFQLARGLADEANAQSFLFEHMYPYEVATGAEEVYVAATLAAVEQLRHGVTCFIEPGNYDPDATVRAVMAAGMRMVLAVSCFDRNKSVTGLMPARMIETREQCVEKTERLFATYPGKHAGRLTVSASFRGMNNSSDELILALKAIADKHDAVLQTHACYSYFTRDASIVQFGKPEIERLESLGVLDARMLLLHSGWFEPHEIALLARRKPTLVCCPSSSLHNGYGNLAIGMHPELAALGVNVSLGTDHASSGTVDLVQEMRNCACGYKEIRMNPRLMPPEQALEMATINGARGAGLADTIGSIEVGKMADFVLFDATQPEWQPLYNPVSNLVYSATGNTVRDVFVGGTQVVRDGRMVLVDEASLLREVRAAAERIAGRLDLSKLSKLRWPVQ; translated from the coding sequence ATGAACGCGAGCGCGCGCGCCGACCTGGTAGTGCGGCATATCGACTGGCTGATCACGGTGGACGGCGAGCGCCGCATCCTGCGCGACGCCGCGTTGGCCGTGAAAGACGGCGTTTTCGCCGCGATCGGCAAGAACGCCGATATCGAACGCGACTGGCCCGCTAGAGCATACCTCGATGCATCCGATTGCGTGGGCACGCCGGGTCTCATCGATAACCACCTGCACTCGTCCTTCCAGCTCGCGCGCGGGCTCGCCGACGAGGCGAACGCCCAGTCGTTCCTGTTCGAGCACATGTATCCGTACGAGGTGGCGACGGGCGCCGAGGAAGTCTACGTCGCGGCCACGCTGGCGGCCGTCGAGCAACTGCGCCACGGCGTCACCTGCTTCATCGAGCCCGGCAATTACGATCCCGATGCCACCGTGCGCGCCGTGATGGCGGCCGGCATGCGCATGGTGCTGGCCGTGAGTTGTTTCGATCGCAACAAGTCGGTGACGGGCCTGATGCCGGCGCGGATGATCGAGACGCGCGAACAGTGCGTCGAGAAGACCGAGCGGCTGTTCGCGACCTATCCGGGCAAGCATGCCGGACGGCTCACCGTCAGCGCCTCGTTTCGCGGCATGAACAACAGCTCCGACGAGCTCATCCTTGCGCTCAAAGCGATCGCCGACAAGCACGACGCGGTGCTGCAAACGCATGCCTGCTATTCGTACTTCACGCGCGATGCCAGCATCGTGCAGTTTGGAAAACCGGAGATCGAGCGCCTGGAATCGCTCGGCGTGCTCGATGCCCGCATGCTGCTGCTGCACTCGGGCTGGTTCGAGCCGCACGAGATCGCGCTGCTGGCGCGGCGCAAGCCCACGCTCGTGTGCTGCCCGTCCTCGTCGCTGCACAACGGCTACGGCAATCTCGCCATCGGCATGCATCCGGAGCTGGCCGCCCTGGGCGTGAACGTGAGCCTCGGCACCGACCACGCCTCGTCCGGGACCGTGGACCTGGTGCAGGAGATGCGCAACTGCGCTTGCGGCTACAAGGAAATTCGTATGAACCCGCGTCTCATGCCGCCGGAGCAGGCGCTGGAGATGGCCACCATCAACGGCGCACGCGGCGCGGGGCTTGCCGACACGATCGGCTCCATCGAGGTCGGCAAGATGGCCGACTTCGTGCTGTTCGACGCCACCCAACCCGAGTGGCAACCGCTCTACAACCCGGTATCCAACCTGGTCTACAGTGCGACCGGCAACACGGTCAGAGACGTGTTCGTCGGCGGCACGCAGGTGGTGCGCGACGGGCGCATGGTGCTGGTGGACGAAGCATCGCTACTTCGCGAAGTGCGTGCGGCCGCCGAGCGCATCGCGGGCCGGCTCGACCTGTCGAAGCTGTCGAAGCTGCGCTGGCCGGTGCAATAG
- the pdxH gene encoding pyridoxamine 5'-phosphate oxidase, whose amino-acid sequence MNPIPRAPLEESTAPADPYVLFQRWYDDAVVAGLALPNAMTLATVGAEGRPAARMVLLKGIEDSGFVFYTNYESRKGRELTAHPSAALVLHWAPLERQVRIEGSVERVSEESSTAYFATRPLGSRYSATASPQSSVIPDRAWLEEEAASVARRYGENMPRPPHWGGYRVRPDMIEFWQGRSDRLHDRLSYRRRTDNAWLMERLAP is encoded by the coding sequence ATGAACCCCATCCCACGCGCCCCGCTCGAGGAAAGCACGGCCCCCGCGGACCCCTATGTTCTGTTCCAACGCTGGTACGACGATGCGGTCGTTGCCGGGCTCGCGCTGCCCAACGCCATGACGCTCGCCACGGTGGGCGCGGAAGGGCGCCCCGCGGCACGCATGGTCTTGCTGAAGGGCATCGAGGACAGCGGCTTCGTCTTCTACACCAACTACGAAAGCCGCAAGGGACGCGAGCTCACCGCCCATCCCAGTGCCGCGCTCGTCTTGCACTGGGCGCCGCTCGAACGCCAGGTGCGCATCGAGGGCAGCGTCGAGCGCGTGAGCGAGGAAAGCTCGACGGCCTATTTTGCGACCCGCCCGCTGGGCAGCCGCTACAGCGCGACGGCCTCGCCGCAAAGCTCGGTGATTCCGGATCGGGCCTGGCTCGAAGAGGAAGCGGCGTCGGTCGCCCGCCGCTACGGCGAAAACATGCCGCGGCCGCCGCATTGGGGCGGCTATCGCGTGCGGCCCGACATGATCGAATTCTGGCAAGGCCGCAGCGACCGCTTGCACGACCGCCTGAGCTATCGGCGTCGCACCGACAACGCCTGGCTCATGGAACGGCTGGCGCCTTGA
- a CDS encoding MBL fold metallo-hydrolase codes for MRPAIIDYDHGISALDSGFIRPWLAAIYLIVEEGRAAIVDTGSNACADAVLAALTHKQIAPERVDYVILTHIHLDHAGGAGLLMCRLPHARLCVHPRGVRHMVDPERLIQSTVDVYGAEHARTVYGDILPVPEDRIVATPEGACVALAGRELRFIETPGHARHHCCIVDAHSRSLFAGDTFGLAYRELEAHGRRSVFPTTSPVQFDPEALHASIDRIVSLRPERVFVTHFGGIGEIDRLGEDLHRLIDAHVALARAHAHAGERRHALLKQGIERMLLEEAKRQAWPLAAAEVLEVFATDIELNAQGLGVWLDSDSALKAPAVP; via the coding sequence ATGCGCCCTGCGATCATCGACTACGACCACGGTATCAGCGCGCTGGACTCGGGCTTCATCCGCCCCTGGCTTGCCGCCATCTACCTGATCGTGGAAGAGGGGCGCGCCGCGATCGTCGACACCGGCTCCAATGCCTGCGCCGACGCGGTGCTGGCGGCGCTGACGCACAAGCAGATTGCGCCCGAGCGGGTCGACTACGTCATTCTCACCCACATCCACCTCGATCACGCCGGCGGCGCGGGGCTGCTCATGTGCCGGCTGCCGCATGCGCGCCTGTGCGTGCATCCGCGGGGCGTGCGCCATATGGTCGATCCGGAGCGCCTGATCCAGAGCACTGTGGATGTCTACGGCGCCGAGCATGCCCGCACGGTGTACGGCGACATTCTGCCCGTGCCCGAAGATCGCATCGTCGCGACGCCCGAAGGTGCGTGCGTGGCATTGGCGGGCCGGGAGCTGCGGTTCATCGAAACGCCGGGCCATGCACGCCACCATTGCTGCATCGTGGATGCGCACAGCCGCTCGTTATTCGCGGGCGATACTTTCGGCCTGGCGTACCGGGAGCTCGAGGCGCACGGCCGGCGCTCGGTGTTCCCGACCACCAGCCCCGTGCAGTTCGATCCCGAGGCTTTGCACGCTTCGATCGATCGCATCGTCTCGTTGCGCCCCGAGCGCGTGTTCGTGACCCACTTCGGCGGAATCGGCGAGATCGACCGCCTCGGCGAGGACCTGCACCGTCTGATCGATGCGCATGTGGCGCTCGCCCGAGCACATGCGCACGCGGGCGAGCGCCGTCACGCGCTGCTGAAGCAAGGGATCGAACGCATGCTCCTGGAAGAAGCGAAGCGCCAAGCTTGGCCGCTTGCTGCGGCCGAAGTGCTGGAGGTGTTCGCGACCGACATCGAGCTCAACGCCCAGGGCCTGGGCGTGTGGCTCGATTCCGATTCGGCGCTCAAGGCGCCAGCCGTTCCATGA
- a CDS encoding cupin domain-containing protein codes for MNGHVRRIVTGHDENGKAIVVSDGPAPKVHTSPLRPGHYSTDLWRTNESPARVSRRYDEPTAGPRKIVANPNGTIVRISLVPPDPDFSTMDGEQARKIFEALGNPEASTFGQNKRHPYMHRTETIDYAIILEGEMYCVLDDTEVLLKAGDVLVQCGTNHAWSNRSGKPCKVAFILIDGKFDPDLAAQLGSHK; via the coding sequence ATGAACGGACATGTCCGACGCATCGTCACCGGCCACGACGAAAACGGGAAGGCCATCGTGGTCTCGGACGGACCCGCTCCGAAGGTGCATACGAGCCCCTTGCGGCCCGGTCACTATTCCACCGACCTGTGGCGCACCAACGAATCGCCCGCGCGCGTCTCGCGCCGCTACGACGAGCCGACCGCGGGGCCGCGCAAGATCGTGGCCAATCCGAACGGAACCATCGTTCGCATCTCCTTGGTGCCGCCGGACCCGGACTTCAGCACCATGGACGGCGAGCAGGCGCGCAAGATCTTCGAGGCGCTCGGCAACCCCGAGGCGTCGACCTTCGGCCAGAACAAGCGCCACCCGTACATGCACCGCACCGAGACCATCGATTACGCAATCATCCTGGAGGGCGAGATGTATTGCGTGCTCGACGACACCGAGGTGCTGCTCAAGGCGGGCGATGTCCTGGTCCAGTGCGGCACCAACCACGCCTGGAGCAACCGCTCGGGTAAGCCGTGCAAGGTCGCCTTCATCCTGATCGACGGCAAGTTCGATCCCGACCTCGCTGCGCAGCTCGGATCGCACAAATGA
- a CDS encoding acetamidase — MTSAAPATRAQAVAAHLRSIPGNVSWGLIPAGAPPALTIESGQSVRIDTVSQQGLTAGIDPVAFFGDAGIAADNVLDDVKAIYAQVKREPSAGSHVLTGPIYIENARPGDMLEVRILDVDLRVDYGTNNSGPGVGAGPELLNAVARQIIRIDRARGMALFTDRIELPLAPFMGIMTVAPPDAIAPANTRPPGAFGGNMDLKVLTRGATLYLPVFQEGAQFWTGDGHGLQGDGEVNGTAIEISLAPTLQFIVHPGGARDLPWPRAEDRACHYVTGMDVDLDLAARIAVEQVVAFLSSRAGITTAQAYALASLAVDFRIAENVNHVKVVYGAIPKRLLPASAYWSD; from the coding sequence ATGACGAGCGCCGCGCCGGCAACTCGGGCGCAGGCGGTCGCCGCGCACCTGCGCTCCATACCCGGCAACGTCAGCTGGGGCCTCATTCCGGCCGGTGCGCCGCCGGCGCTCACGATCGAATCGGGACAGAGCGTTCGCATCGATACCGTCTCGCAGCAGGGGCTCACCGCCGGGATCGACCCGGTCGCCTTCTTCGGCGACGCCGGCATCGCGGCGGACAACGTCCTGGACGACGTCAAGGCCATCTACGCCCAAGTCAAGCGCGAGCCGAGCGCCGGATCGCACGTGCTCACCGGCCCGATCTACATCGAAAACGCGCGCCCCGGCGACATGCTGGAGGTGCGCATCCTCGATGTCGACTTGCGCGTCGATTACGGCACCAACAATTCCGGCCCCGGCGTCGGCGCGGGACCGGAGCTCTTGAATGCAGTCGCCCGCCAGATCATCCGCATCGACCGTGCTCGCGGGATGGCGCTGTTTACCGATCGCATCGAGCTGCCGCTCGCGCCGTTCATGGGCATCATGACAGTCGCGCCGCCCGACGCCATAGCGCCCGCCAACACGCGCCCGCCCGGCGCGTTCGGCGGCAACATGGATCTCAAGGTGCTCACGCGCGGCGCGACGCTCTATCTGCCCGTGTTCCAGGAGGGTGCACAATTCTGGACGGGCGACGGCCACGGCCTGCAAGGCGACGGCGAAGTGAACGGCACGGCGATCGAGATCTCGCTCGCGCCCACGCTGCAGTTCATCGTGCATCCCGGCGGTGCGCGCGATCTGCCGTGGCCGCGCGCCGAAGACCGGGCCTGCCATTACGTCACCGGCATGGACGTCGATCTCGATCTGGCGGCGCGGATCGCGGTCGAGCAAGTGGTCGCGTTTCTTTCCTCGCGCGCGGGCATCACTACCGCACAGGCATACGCGCTCGCAAGCCTCGCCGTCGACTTTCGCATCGCCGAGAACGTGAACCACGTGAAGGTGGTGTATGGCGCGATTCCGAAACGTCTGTTGCCGGCGTCCGCATACTGGAGCGATTAG